A single window of Drosophila suzukii chromosome 3, CBGP_Dsuzu_IsoJpt1.0, whole genome shotgun sequence DNA harbors:
- the Tmem43 gene encoding transmembrane protein 43 homolog: MATLNETLRSHWLIALFGCILFVTGSTVLYWNEGNAVHNMMALDEAHADIYSVRFTEEEQEVGLEGRIVHLSGPILVGEPLTEPDYNIQLLAVKLRRRVQMYQWVEETVEHNYGESVGTTQSDSRTYYYTREWRDKIVDSRNFYNRHGHTNPSHFPIESHVQVADAVYIGRYELGSEVKDKFANYQELTSDIRPEDSSVKLHLGIYYHTNDVFNPEVGDLRLLFSFAGMEGEVYSVVGKLSGNKLVPYITSRGVPVLLVYPGGLSVQEVFRLEARAQVLHTWWWRFVGWLLIFFGVTCNTKILRILFVRVPLLVALAPDPQFPVTGNLLIAFSLALTIAAVAWILHRPVIGACLFLAGASPYVWFTRNLVDYQRME; the protein is encoded by the exons ATGGCCACTCTGAACGAGACGCTCCGCAGCCATTGGCTCATCGCCCTGTTCGGCTGTATCCTCTTCGTGACCGGGAGCACGGTGCTCTACTGGAACGAGGGAAACGCCGTGCACAACATGATGGCCCTGGACGAGGCGCACGCCGACATATACTCGGTCCGCTTCacggaggaggagcaggaggtgGGCCTGGAGGGCAGGATCGTCCACCTATCCGGCCCCATCCTTGTGGGCGAGCCGCTCACCGAACCGGACTACAACATCCAGCTGCTGGCGGTCAAGCTCCGGCGCCGTGTCCAAATGTACCAGTGGGTTGAGGAGACTGT CGAGCACAACTATGGAGAGAGCGTGGGAACGACGCAATCAGACTCCCGGACCTATTACTACACGCGGGAATGGCGGGACAAGATCGTGGACTCACGGAACTTCTACAACCGCCACGGGCACACGAATCCCAGCCACTTCCCCATCGAAAGCCACGTCCAGGTGGCGGATGCCGTCTACATTGGTCGCTACGAACTGGGCTCAGAGGTGAAGGACAAGTTTGCCAACTACCAGGAGCTCACCTCGGACATACGGCCGGAGGACAGTAGCGTAAAGCTGCATCTGGGCATCTACTATCACACCAATGATGTGTTCAACCCCGAAGTGGGCGACCTGAGGCTCCTCTTCAGTTTCGCGGGGATGGAGGGCGAGGTATACAGCGTGGTGGGCAAGTTGTCGGGCAACAAACTGGTGCCCTACATAACATCCCGTGGAGTTCCGGTGCTGCTCGTCTATCCCGGGGGACTCAGTGTCCAGGAAGTGTTCCGGTTGGAGGCACGGGCACAAGTTTTACACACCTGGTGGTGGCGCTTCGTCGGCTGGCTGCTAATTTTCTTCGGCGTCACGTGCAACACCAAAATTCTGCGCATTTTGT TTGTTCGGGTTCCACTGCTGGTGGCCTTGGCTCCGGACCCCCAGTTCCCAGTGACGGGAAACCTGCTCATCGCCTTCTCGCTGGCCCTCACCATTGCGGCCGTGGCCTGGATCCTGCATCGTCCTGTGATCGGCGCCTGTCTTTTTCTGGCCGGCGCCTCGCCCTACGTCTGGTTCACCCGCAACCTGGTCGACTACCAGCGAATGGAATGA
- the LOC108006831 gene encoding uncharacterized protein, protein MLPQTPPHGLKVMSGAEENRHYLRAFIQMYRDLPVLWDTSLRDYTNREKRAEAYLRLVPIYHYLKRDATVEDVKKKINTLRTNYRKELKVVESAMRSGNLHSPRCWTFQELDFLRNSEKFLAVNPAFKNEPTFSFSEGSNCTSAFLDSQGGALHYPAPRAGGQTPNISEMFHKSFGPPPPPPPVGNHVDYVTTKRARQTPPCPGGGGAGSAGAGPGAPGTSHNTDELLNIACEYLAGTYPEEESIARTWTHKLKRLPREQRLLAERFINEILFEAESNNLHRGSVQINNSFEPYVRYEEPANGHDEQDKSQSPSVHTSSESKPNVPGAGGSGGGGGAPGSTTNAGIREF, encoded by the coding sequence ATGCTACCCCAAACGCCGCCCCACGGATTGAAGGTGATGTCGGGGGCGGAGGAGAACCGTCACTACCTGCGAGCCTTCATCCAGATGTATCGCGATCTGCCCGTGCTATGGGACACCTCCCTGCGGGACTACACCAATCGGGAGAAGCGGGCGGAGGCCTATCTCCGCCTGGTGCCCATTTACCATTATCTCAAGCGGGACGCCACCGTGGAGGATGTGAAAAAGAAGATCAACACCCTGCGCACCAACTACCGGAAGGAACTCAAGGTGGTCGAGAGTGCCATGCGATCGGGCAATCTCCACAGTCCCCGCTGCTGGACCTTCCAGGAGCTGGACTTCCTGCGCAACTCGGAGAAATTCCTGGCCGTCAATCCCGCCTTCAAGAATGAGCCCACCTTTTCCTTCAGTGAGGGCAGCAATTGCACCAGTGCCTTTTTGGACAGCCAAGGAGGTGCACTGCACTATCCTGCTCCGCGAGCCGGAGGACAAACACCCAATATCTCGGAGATGTTTCACAAATCCTTTGGACCGCCACCACCTCCGCCTCCGGTAGGCAACCATGTCGATTATGTGACCACCAAGCGGGCCAGGCAAACGCCACCCTGTCcgggaggaggaggagctggTTCGGCGGGTGCAGGACCAGGAGCCCCAGGCACCTCCCACAACACCGACGAGCTACTAAACATAGCTTGCGAATATCTAGCTGGCACCTATCCCGAGGAGGAGTCCATTGCCCGCACCTGGACGCACAAACTCAAGAGATTGCCCCGCGAACAGCGACTCCTGGCCGAGCGGTTCATCAACGAGATCCTGTTCGAGGCCGAGTCCAACAATCTGCATCGCGGCTCCGTGCAAATCAACAACAGCTTTGAGCCTTACGTTCGCTACGAGGAGCCGGCAAATGGCCACGATGAGCAAGACAAATCCCAGAGTCCCAGTGTGCACACATCCAGCGAGTCCAAGCCCAATGTGCCGGGAGCAGGTGGCAGCGGAGGCGGCGGAGGAGCGCCTGGCAGCACCACAAATGCGGGCATCAGGGAGTTCTAA